One Pasteurella dagmatis DNA segment encodes these proteins:
- a CDS encoding PTS transporter subunit EIIC, producing MFKQLQQIGKAFMLPIAILPAAGLLLGIGGALSNKATVQAYPVLDTPVLQGIFQIMSAAGSVVFANLALLLCIGLGIGLAKRDKGVAALAAVVGYLIMTGTISALISIFSPEVKGIDTGVIGSLVMGLLTVKLHNRYHNIQLPQILGFFGGSRFVPIVTAFVAIFVGAVFFLIWPTFQGWLVSAGEGIASMGAIGTFFYGFLMRLSGAVGLHHMIYPLFWYTELGGTELVNGETIVGAQKIFFAQLADPNHQGLFTEGTRFFAGRFDTMMFGLPAACLAMYHCAPKVRRGLVGGLFLGAALTSFITGITEPIEFMFLFVAPWLYVFHAFLDGVSFYIADILNVSIGNTFSGGFIDFLLFGILQGNENTNWIRVVIVGVFWAMLYYFAFRFLITKFNVMTPGRAEEQEEVTESTNTSLTENAHHIIEALGSAKNIEHVDACITRLRVNVKDVKVVNKARLKALGAVDVLDVGGGIQAIFGAKAVLYKSEVNQILGKED from the coding sequence ATGTTTAAACAACTTCAACAAATTGGTAAAGCTTTTATGTTGCCAATCGCTATTTTGCCTGCAGCGGGTTTGTTGCTAGGTATTGGTGGTGCATTGTCAAATAAAGCGACTGTTCAAGCATATCCAGTTTTGGATACACCTGTATTACAAGGCATTTTCCAAATTATGTCTGCTGCTGGGAGCGTTGTGTTTGCTAATTTAGCTTTATTACTTTGTATTGGTTTAGGGATTGGTTTAGCTAAACGTGATAAAGGTGTCGCTGCACTTGCGGCGGTTGTCGGTTATTTAATTATGACAGGCACTATTAGTGCATTAATTTCCATTTTTTCACCTGAAGTGAAAGGTATTGATACTGGTGTGATTGGTTCATTAGTGATGGGGCTATTAACGGTTAAATTACATAATCGTTATCATAATATTCAACTACCGCAAATTTTAGGTTTTTTTGGAGGCTCTCGTTTTGTACCGATTGTCACCGCATTTGTGGCGATTTTTGTCGGTGCAGTATTCTTCCTAATTTGGCCAACATTCCAAGGTTGGTTAGTTTCCGCGGGTGAAGGCATTGCTTCAATGGGTGCTATTGGCACATTTTTCTATGGTTTCTTGATGCGTTTAAGTGGTGCAGTGGGCTTACATCACATGATTTATCCGCTTTTCTGGTACACAGAACTTGGTGGAACGGAGCTCGTTAATGGTGAAACTATTGTTGGTGCGCAAAAAATCTTTTTTGCACAATTAGCCGATCCAAATCACCAAGGCCTATTTACTGAAGGAACTCGCTTCTTTGCGGGTCGTTTTGACACAATGATGTTTGGCTTACCTGCTGCGTGTTTAGCAATGTATCACTGTGCACCAAAAGTACGCCGTGGCTTGGTAGGCGGTCTATTTTTAGGTGCTGCACTAACTTCATTTATTACCGGCATTACAGAACCAATTGAGTTTATGTTCTTGTTCGTTGCACCTTGGCTTTATGTGTTCCACGCATTTTTAGATGGTGTATCTTTCTATATTGCTGATATTTTGAATGTGTCTATCGGAAACACTTTCTCAGGTGGCTTCATCGATTTCTTATTATTTGGTATTTTGCAAGGTAATGAAAATACTAACTGGATTCGAGTTGTGATTGTTGGGGTGTTTTGGGCTATGTTGTACTATTTTGCCTTCCGATTCTTAATTACCAAATTTAATGTGATGACCCCAGGTAGAGCTGAAGAACAAGAGGAAGTGACTGAGTCAACGAATACTTCGTTAACTGAAAATGCTCATCACATCATTGAAGCATTAGGTAGTGCGAAAAACATCGAGCACGTTGATGCTTGTATTACTCGTTTGAGAGTGAATGTGAAAGATGTGAAAGTGGTTAACAAAGCACGTTTAAAAGCATTGGGTGCAGTAGATGTTCTAGATGTAGGTGGAGGTATTCAAGCTATTTTTGGTGCGAAAGCAGTACTTTATAAAAGTGAAGTGAATCAAATCCTAGGAAAAGAAGATTAA
- the ubiA gene encoding 4-hydroxybenzoate octaprenyltransferase, whose translation MPISKQKWIAYAQLMRFDKPIGTLLLLWPTLWALFLSVKGIPNLAVLTIFVLGVIVMRAAGCVINDYADRHIDGSVKRTSQRPLATGAAAPKEAKWLFAILIFCSFILVLFLNTYAIALSFIAAFLAFIYPFMKRYTHLPQLFLGMAFGWSIPMAYGASIEALPLECWLLFLANLAWTVAYDTQYAMVDRDDDLRIGVKSTAILFAQYDNKIISLLQIITLCFLGTIGYLSQLHISYFAVLFIATLFFVYQCKLIKDRERESCFKAFLNNNYFGAMVFIAFLCGIFFD comes from the coding sequence ATGCCAATTTCTAAACAAAAATGGATTGCTTATGCACAGTTAATGCGATTTGATAAGCCGATTGGGACATTGCTATTACTTTGGCCTACACTTTGGGCATTATTTTTATCTGTGAAAGGTATTCCTAATTTGGCGGTGTTAACCATTTTTGTTTTAGGTGTCATTGTTATGCGTGCGGCGGGTTGCGTCATTAATGATTATGCTGATCGCCATATTGATGGTTCAGTAAAACGTACTTCTCAACGTCCTTTAGCCACTGGAGCAGCAGCCCCGAAAGAGGCCAAATGGCTATTTGCAATCCTAATTTTTTGCTCGTTTATTTTAGTACTATTTCTCAATACTTATGCCATTGCATTGTCATTTATTGCAGCCTTTTTAGCCTTTATTTATCCGTTCATGAAACGCTACACCCATTTACCTCAACTATTTTTAGGTATGGCATTTGGTTGGTCCATTCCAATGGCTTATGGTGCATCAATCGAAGCATTACCGCTGGAATGTTGGCTCTTATTTTTAGCCAATTTAGCGTGGACAGTAGCCTACGATACTCAATATGCAATGGTCGATCGCGATGATGATTTACGCATTGGCGTCAAATCCACCGCCATTTTATTTGCCCAATATGACAATAAAATTATCTCATTATTACAAATCATCACCCTGTGTTTTTTAGGCACCATTGGCTACCTTTCACAACTGCACATCAGTTATTTTGCTGTGCTATTTATCGCCACCTTATTTTTCGTTTACCAATGCAAACTCATCAAAGACCGAGAACGAGAATCCTGCTTTAAAGCCTTTTTAAACAACAACTACTTCGGGGCAATGGTGTTTATTGCGTTTTTGTGCGGGATATTTTTCGACTAA
- a CDS encoding type III restriction-modification system endonuclease — MAGFHYEKGLPHQMAAVQAVLSTFNYCVPKKNERGENPTISVSAWVENIRQLQHQNGIETALADGSNVLDIAMETGTGKTYTYTQTMFEMHKQLGVYKFVIAVPTLSIKAGTEQFLKSEALKKHFRLDFEGEYGDAEIELYVVQSQKSKKGSKNQSMPTEIVRFVQADNAKKIHVLLLNMGMINSKTMKGEDTGNDGSVLLKDLYHKPFEAIASVKPILIIDEPHRFKDDNKTWQSLMALAPQFVLRYGATFDDRFRNLIYRLTAIDAFNQDLVKGVKAFVQEVQGDEKAKVRFVESDGKSATFELSGSKTPFVLNVGESLEKVHSHIHDLYLDKLNKSTAVLSNGLELKKGDSFNPYSYANPVFDKMLREAVREHFKNEKVLLNRPDKIKPLTLFFIDDIAGYREGDKLAGSLKRRFEICVKEEAEKALQTAEPDSAFYHSLKTVLTDISATHGGYFSKDNSSDDEKIAQEISEILHDKETLLSLANPRRFIFSKWTLREGWDNPNVFGICKLRSSGSETSKLQEVGRGLRLPVNEFMARVKDGNFMLNYFVDSSETDFVKKLTDEINQSAVKEQVFTALNDELFQQIQACYPNETKKSIRNALSDLTDDDDNFIGDGFNQAKQRYPNAFNTAEKLKNGKITQSGKDRSKVKMRVGKYDELKALWETINQKAILQYQLNEEQCLQLLLAYLQENKSRLTQTGIKTKVSQIKVINHQLVATEQSSLVDDNVEAIVTMNYRDFLEKLAQKSFIQMTTLHSAFHQLRDEIPIERFMNEYTIATICKGFNRYLLHHSFSEFQVGYTKVGGRVHPTKFTDAQGKPLAEVNSVDLGVQSDNATPLDSFLFDSLFFDSDLERQNITDTHIPEVTVFTKIPKNSIKIPVAGGETYSPDFAYIVKTDQGETLNLVVESKGVEDQEDLRSSELQKIQHAEHWFQSLSGQLKVKFETQFKAQQIKDIILKQLQRSEKRCQETSC, encoded by the coding sequence ATGGCAGGTTTTCATTATGAAAAAGGCTTGCCGCATCAAATGGCAGCGGTGCAAGCGGTGTTGAGTACATTTAATTATTGTGTGCCAAAAAAGAATGAACGGGGGGAAAATCCCACTATTTCCGTTTCAGCTTGGGTAGAAAATATCCGCCAACTTCAACATCAAAATGGCATTGAAACCGCCCTTGCCGATGGGAGCAATGTGTTGGATATTGCGATGGAAACGGGCACAGGCAAAACTTACACCTACACCCAAACGATGTTTGAAATGCACAAACAATTGGGCGTGTATAAATTTGTGATTGCAGTGCCGACCTTATCCATTAAAGCAGGCACGGAGCAATTTTTAAAAAGTGAGGCGTTGAAAAAACATTTCCGTTTGGATTTTGAAGGCGAATACGGCGATGCAGAAATTGAGTTGTATGTGGTGCAGAGCCAAAAAAGTAAAAAAGGCAGTAAAAATCAGTCAATGCCCACGGAAATTGTGCGTTTTGTGCAAGCTGATAATGCCAAGAAAATCCACGTGTTGTTGCTCAATATGGGGATGATCAACAGCAAAACGATGAAAGGGGAAGATACGGGCAATGATGGCAGTGTGTTACTCAAAGATTTATACCACAAACCCTTTGAAGCCATTGCCTCCGTAAAACCGATTTTGATTATTGATGAACCGCACCGTTTTAAAGATGATAATAAAACTTGGCAAAGTTTAATGGCATTGGCTCCGCAGTTTGTGTTGCGTTATGGGGCGACATTTGACGATAGATTTCGTAATTTGATTTATCGTCTCACAGCCATTGATGCCTTTAATCAAGATTTGGTGAAAGGGGTGAAAGCCTTTGTTCAAGAAGTGCAAGGCGATGAAAAAGCCAAGGTGCGATTTGTGGAAAGTGATGGCAAATCCGCTACATTTGAGCTATCGGGAAGCAAAACGCCTTTTGTGTTAAATGTGGGCGAGAGTTTGGAAAAAGTCCATTCTCATATTCACGATCTGTATTTGGATAAATTGAACAAATCCACCGCCGTGTTAAGCAACGGATTAGAATTGAAAAAAGGCGACAGTTTCAATCCCTATTCGTATGCCAATCCTGTGTTCGATAAAATGTTGCGAGAGGCGGTGCGTGAGCATTTTAAAAATGAAAAAGTGCTATTAAATCGCCCTGATAAAATTAAACCCTTAACCTTGTTTTTTATTGATGATATTGCGGGTTATCGTGAAGGCGATAAACTGGCTGGCAGCTTAAAACGGCGTTTTGAAATTTGTGTGAAAGAAGAAGCAGAAAAAGCATTACAAACGGCGGAACCTGATTCTGCTTTTTATCATTCTTTGAAAACGGTATTAACAGATATTTCTGCCACCCACGGAGGCTATTTTTCGAAAGATAATTCTTCCGATGATGAGAAAATCGCCCAAGAAATTAGCGAGATTTTACACGACAAAGAAACTCTTTTGTCTTTAGCTAACCCACGCCGTTTTATTTTTTCTAAATGGACATTGCGAGAAGGTTGGGATAACCCGAATGTGTTTGGCATTTGTAAATTGCGTTCCAGCGGCAGTGAAACCAGTAAATTGCAAGAAGTGGGGCGTGGTTTGCGTTTGCCAGTGAATGAATTTATGGCACGAGTAAAAGACGGCAATTTTATGCTGAATTATTTTGTGGATAGCAGTGAAACAGATTTTGTGAAAAAACTGACCGATGAAATCAATCAAAGTGCGGTGAAAGAACAAGTGTTTACGGCGTTGAATGATGAATTATTCCAGCAAATTCAAGCCTGTTATCCGAACGAAACGAAAAAATCCATTCGCAATGCCTTGTCTGATTTAACCGATGATGATGACAATTTCATTGGTGATGGTTTTAATCAAGCGAAACAACGCTATCCAAATGCTTTCAACACGGCTGAAAAATTAAAAAATGGCAAAATTACCCAATCAGGCAAGGATCGCAGCAAAGTCAAAATGCGTGTCGGCAAATATGACGAACTCAAAGCCTTATGGGAAACCATCAATCAAAAAGCGATTTTGCAATATCAACTTAATGAGGAACAGTGCCTGCAATTGTTATTGGCTTATTTACAAGAAAATAAAAGTCGTCTTACCCAAACAGGGATTAAAACGAAAGTGAGCCAAATTAAGGTAATTAATCATCAATTGGTGGCGACAGAGCAGTCTAGCCTTGTTGATGATAACGTTGAAGCGATTGTTACGATGAATTATCGTGATTTTTTGGAAAAATTGGCTCAAAAGTCTTTTATTCAAATGACAACCTTGCACAGTGCTTTTCACCAACTACGTGATGAAATCCCAATTGAGCGGTTTATGAATGAATACACCATTGCGACAATTTGCAAGGGGTTTAATCGTTATTTATTACATCACTCCTTTAGTGAATTTCAGGTGGGATACACAAAAGTGGGAGGACGGGTTCATCCCACGAAATTTACCGATGCACAAGGCAAACCCTTGGCAGAAGTAAATTCAGTAGATTTAGGTGTGCAAAGTGATAATGCGACACCACTAGATAGCTTTCTGTTTGACAGTCTGTTTTTTGACAGCGATCTTGAGCGACAAAACATCACAGACACACACATCCCAGAAGTGACGGTTTTCACTAAAATTCCAAAAAATTCCATTAAAATTCCTGTCGCAGGCGGTGAAACCTATTCTCCTGACTTTGCCTATATCGTTAAAACCGATCAAGGCGAAACCCTGAATTTAGTGGTGGAAAGTAAGGGAGTGGAAGACCAAGAGGATTTGCGTAGCAGTGAACTGCAAAAAATTCAACACGCCGAGCATTGGTTTCAAAGCTTGAGTGGGCAGTTGAAGGTAAAATTTGAAACCCAGTTTAAAGCACAGCAGATCAAAGACATTATCTTAAAACAGCTTCAGAGAAGTGAAAAAAGATGCCAAGAGACAAGTTGTTAA
- the hslV gene encoding ATP-dependent protease subunit HslV translates to MTTIVSVRRNGQVVVGGDGQVSLGNTVMKGNARKVRRLYNGKVLAGFAGGTADAFTLFELFERKLEMHQGHLLKSAVELAKDWRTDRALRKLEAMLIVADEKESLIITGIGDVVQPEADQILAIGSGGNFALSAARALVENTDLSAREIVEKSLKIAGDICVYTNTNFTIEELPNN, encoded by the coding sequence ATGACAACGATTGTAAGTGTTCGCCGTAATGGTCAAGTTGTGGTCGGCGGTGATGGTCAGGTTTCATTAGGCAATACCGTGATGAAAGGCAATGCCCGTAAAGTTCGCCGTTTATACAACGGCAAAGTGTTAGCCGGCTTTGCGGGGGGCACGGCTGATGCCTTTACATTATTTGAATTATTTGAGCGTAAGTTGGAAATGCATCAAGGGCATTTGTTAAAAAGTGCGGTGGAATTAGCGAAAGATTGGCGTACCGACCGTGCTTTACGCAAACTTGAAGCGATGTTGATTGTGGCTGATGAGAAAGAAAGTTTAATTATCACAGGGATTGGTGATGTGGTACAGCCAGAAGCAGATCAGATTTTGGCGATTGGCTCAGGCGGTAATTTTGCGTTATCTGCAGCTCGTGCATTAGTGGAGAATACTGATCTGTCTGCCCGTGAAATCGTGGAAAAATCGTTAAAAATTGCGGGTGATATTTGTGTTTACACCAACACCAATTTTACTATTGAAGAATTACCTAATAATTAG
- a CDS encoding DMSO/selenate family reductase complex A subunit yields MDKSIVNPVLTRRSLLQKTSIGAAVAAANISLPFKAVAVEKSAVNSSEEKVVWSACTVNCGSRCPLRMHVKDNKIIYVETDNTGTETYNFDHQVRACLRGRSMRRRVYNPDRLKYPMKRVGKRGEGKFKRITWDEALNEIAASLRKNIEKYGNESIYLNYGTGTLGGTMTKSWPPGSTMIARFMNCLGGYLNHYGDYSTAQIAVGLDYTYGGGWALGNGLADIENTKLIVLFGNNPAETRMSGGGLTYCIEQARQKSNAKMIVIDPRYTDTAAGREDEWIPIRPGTDAALVSALAYVMITESLVDQPFLDKYCIGYDEKTLPADAPKNGHYKAYILGQGDDGIAKTPEWAAQITGIPEARIIKLAREIAGAKPAYISQGWGPQRRSNGELISRAIAMLPILTGNVGISGGNTGARESTYKVPFVRMPTLTNPVKASIPMFLWTDAIFRAHEMTALTDGIRGVDKLTAPIKVIWNYASNCLINQHSDINRTHKILQNEDQCELIITIDNHMTSTAKYSDILLPDCTASEQMDFCMDAFVANMNYVIFADQVIPPAFECRNIYDMLTALSEKMGIKEQFTEGRTQEEWLRHIYQLSREKLPELPTFEEFRQQGIFKKVDPNGFYVAYKSFRENPENNPLPTPSGKIEIYSSRLAEIAKTWKLEKDEVIDPLPIHADSFEHYGDKLMEKYPLQMTGFHYKARTHSTYGNVDVIKAANPQEVWINPIDAHTRGIQNGDMIRIFNDRGEVQIHAKVTPRIIPGVVALSEGAWYAPDSKGVDHSGCVNVLTTQRPSPLAKGNPQHSNLVQVERV; encoded by the coding sequence ATGGATAAATCAATTGTCAATCCAGTATTGACGAGAAGATCTTTGCTTCAAAAAACCTCTATTGGTGCAGCAGTCGCTGCAGCCAATATTTCTTTACCATTCAAAGCGGTTGCTGTGGAAAAAAGTGCGGTCAATTCTTCAGAAGAAAAAGTGGTGTGGAGTGCCTGTACTGTAAACTGTGGCAGCCGTTGCCCACTGCGTATGCACGTCAAAGATAACAAAATTATCTATGTAGAAACTGACAATACAGGAACAGAAACTTATAACTTTGATCATCAAGTACGTGCTTGTTTGCGTGGTCGTTCAATGCGTCGTCGTGTTTACAATCCAGATCGTTTGAAATACCCAATGAAACGCGTGGGTAAACGTGGTGAAGGTAAATTTAAACGCATTACTTGGGATGAAGCGTTAAACGAAATTGCTGCATCTCTACGCAAAAATATTGAGAAGTACGGTAATGAATCAATCTATCTCAATTACGGTACGGGTACACTTGGTGGCACAATGACAAAATCTTGGCCTCCAGGTTCAACAATGATTGCTCGTTTTATGAATTGCCTAGGTGGTTACTTGAACCATTATGGCGATTATAGTACTGCACAAATTGCTGTGGGATTAGATTATACCTATGGTGGTGGTTGGGCTCTTGGTAATGGGCTTGCTGATATTGAAAACACAAAACTGATAGTGTTATTTGGTAATAACCCTGCGGAAACACGTATGAGTGGTGGTGGTTTAACTTATTGTATTGAACAAGCTCGTCAAAAATCTAATGCCAAAATGATTGTCATTGATCCCCGCTACACAGATACTGCTGCGGGTCGTGAAGATGAATGGATACCAATTCGACCAGGCACGGATGCAGCATTAGTGTCCGCATTGGCATATGTGATGATCACGGAGAGCTTAGTCGATCAGCCATTCTTAGATAAATATTGTATTGGTTATGATGAAAAAACTTTGCCAGCCGATGCACCAAAAAATGGACATTATAAAGCTTATATTTTAGGTCAAGGCGATGACGGTATTGCAAAAACGCCAGAATGGGCAGCGCAAATTACAGGAATTCCAGAAGCCAGAATTATTAAATTAGCGCGTGAAATTGCTGGGGCTAAACCAGCATATATTTCACAAGGTTGGGGACCACAGCGTCGTAGTAATGGGGAGTTGATTTCTCGTGCGATTGCCATGTTACCTATTTTGACAGGTAACGTGGGGATTAGTGGTGGCAACACCGGGGCAAGAGAAAGTACTTATAAAGTCCCGTTTGTGCGTATGCCAACACTGACAAACCCAGTGAAAGCCAGTATTCCGATGTTCTTATGGACGGATGCCATTTTCCGTGCACATGAAATGACAGCATTAACAGACGGGATTAGGGGAGTGGATAAACTTACTGCACCAATCAAAGTGATTTGGAACTATGCAAGTAACTGTTTGATTAACCAACATTCTGATATTAACCGTACACATAAAATTTTACAGAATGAAGATCAATGCGAGTTAATTATCACCATTGATAACCATATGACTTCAACAGCGAAATACAGTGATATTTTATTGCCAGATTGTACAGCATCAGAGCAAATGGATTTTTGTATGGATGCTTTTGTTGCCAATATGAACTATGTGATTTTTGCTGATCAAGTCATTCCGCCAGCGTTTGAATGTCGCAATATTTACGACATGTTGACCGCACTTTCTGAAAAAATGGGTATTAAAGAGCAATTTACTGAAGGGCGCACTCAAGAAGAATGGTTACGCCATATTTATCAGCTATCGCGTGAGAAACTACCTGAATTGCCAACATTTGAAGAGTTTAGACAACAAGGCATCTTCAAGAAAGTGGACCCGAACGGTTTCTATGTCGCGTATAAATCTTTCCGAGAAAATCCAGAGAACAATCCATTACCTACGCCTTCCGGCAAAATTGAGATTTATTCCTCCCGTTTGGCTGAAATTGCGAAAACGTGGAAATTGGAAAAAGATGAAGTGATTGATCCACTCCCAATTCACGCTGATAGCTTTGAGCATTATGGTGATAAATTAATGGAGAAATATCCGTTACAAATGACAGGATTCCATTACAAAGCTCGTACCCATTCTACTTATGGCAATGTGGATGTTATCAAAGCAGCGAATCCACAGGAGGTTTGGATTAATCCAATTGATGCACATACTCGTGGCATTCAAAATGGCGATATGATTCGCATATTCAATGATCGTGGCGAAGTACAAATTCACGCCAAAGTGACTCCGCGTATTATTCCTGGTGTGGTTGCTTTAAGTGAGGGGGCTTGGTATGCACCAGATAGCAAGGGGGTTGATCATTCAGGTTGTGTCAATGTATTAACTACACAACGCCCTTCACCTTTAGCGAAAGGTAATCCACAACATTCTAATTTAGTTCAAGTTGAAAGAGTCTAA
- a CDS encoding site-specific DNA-methyltransferase has translation MTLPIQHLFSEQTENPSITLLKQLFPQCFDKNGAFLPEKMAELMPSAGVDVSREAYSLNWLGKSYARYLRDCNPTTLLNEDQPHNSQPQNQHSQNLLIKGDNLEVLKHLKNAYANKVKMIYIDPPYNTGSDGFVYQDDRKFTPEQLAKLANMPIDEAKRVLDFTAKKSNSHSAWLTFMYPRLYIARELLKEDGVIFISIDDNEQAQLKLLCDEVFGEENFVAGFIWNNKYTVSNDTDVSYQHEHIFCYAKDKANFSLNLLERTAKQNKDYKNRDNDPKGAWKATPIHARSGTDSGIYTIVFPNGIEWTAPTGRYPRYSKAKLQELYDEGALYFNKNGGVDKKTYLSEVRDGITCGTVWSYEDVGHSHGNNEELADLLGKGIFNDPKGIMLIEKLLKLSTSANNKDIVLDFFAGSGTTAHAVFNANKFDGNRKFILVQLDEPPKKEAYKAGYQTIFDITKARIEKSAVKIQQDFPDYQGDLGCKIFEMVPNFRLAQEDENLSPQMALPDSLNANLSEEQYHTLLTTWRVFDGNALTDSVQAVKLGDYLANLCGHTLYFIQAGFDSLAIKALIEKLDKDKAFLPERIVLFGANVESAKQKELKQALDSYTNRKKLNIALLVRY, from the coding sequence ATGACGCTCCCAATTCAACATTTATTTTCTGAACAAACAGAAAACCCATCCATTACCTTACTCAAACAACTCTTTCCCCAATGCTTTGATAAAAACGGGGCATTTTTGCCTGAAAAAATGGCGGAGTTGATGCCGTCCGCAGGCGTGGATGTGAGCCGTGAGGCATATTCGCTCAATTGGTTGGGGAAATCCTATGCTCGCTATTTACGAGATTGCAACCCGACCACCTTATTAAACGAAGATCAGCCACACAACAGTCAACCGCAAAACCAACACAGCCAAAACTTGCTGATTAAAGGCGATAATTTAGAGGTGTTGAAGCACTTAAAAAATGCCTATGCCAACAAGGTTAAAATGATTTATATCGATCCGCCTTATAACACAGGCTCAGACGGCTTTGTGTATCAAGACGACCGTAAATTTACCCCTGAACAGCTTGCCAAACTTGCCAATATGCCGATTGATGAAGCCAAGCGAGTATTGGATTTTACCGCAAAAAAATCCAATTCCCACAGTGCGTGGCTAACGTTTATGTATCCACGTTTGTATATTGCTCGTGAATTATTAAAAGAAGACGGCGTGATTTTTATTTCCATTGATGATAATGAACAAGCACAGTTGAAATTGTTGTGTGATGAAGTGTTTGGGGAGGAGAATTTTGTTGCTGGGTTTATTTGGAACAATAAATATACAGTATCAAATGATACAGATGTCTCATATCAACATGAACATATTTTTTGCTACGCGAAAGATAAGGCTAATTTTTCATTAAATTTATTAGAAAGAACCGCAAAGCAAAATAAGGATTATAAAAATAGAGATAATGACCCTAAAGGTGCTTGGAAAGCTACACCAATTCATGCAAGAAGTGGAACAGATAGCGGTATTTACACAATTGTTTTTCCCAACGGCATTGAATGGACTGCCCCGACAGGGCGTTATCCTAGATACTCAAAAGCAAAACTACAAGAATTATATGATGAAGGAGCTTTGTATTTTAATAAAAATGGGGGAGTTGATAAAAAAACTTATTTAAGTGAAGTGCGAGATGGTATTACCTGTGGAACTGTTTGGAGTTATGAAGATGTTGGTCATTCACACGGAAACAATGAAGAATTAGCAGATTTATTAGGAAAAGGAATTTTTAACGACCCTAAGGGTATAATGTTAATTGAAAAATTATTAAAACTATCAACCAGTGCAAATAATAAGGATATTGTTTTAGATTTTTTTGCAGGTTCAGGTACAACCGCCCATGCTGTATTTAATGCTAATAAATTTGATGGAAATCGTAAATTTATTTTAGTTCAGCTTGATGAACCCCCTAAAAAAGAAGCCTATAAAGCAGGTTACCAAACCATTTTTGACATCACCAAAGCCCGTATTGAAAAAAGTGCGGTCAAAATTCAACAAGATTTTCCCGATTATCAAGGGGATTTAGGCTGTAAAATTTTTGAAATGGTGCCTAATTTCCGTCTTGCTCAAGAGGATGAAAATCTCAGCCCACAAATGGCATTGCCAGATAGCCTAAATGCCAATTTAAGTGAAGAACAGTATCACACCTTGCTCACCACTTGGCGTGTGTTTGATGGCAATGCTTTAACCGATTCCGTGCAAGCGGTGAAATTGGGCGATTATCTTGCCAATTTGTGTGGTCACACCCTGTATTTTATTCAAGCAGGATTTGACAGCCTTGCCATTAAAGCCTTGATTGAAAAATTGGATAAGGACAAGGCATTTTTACCTGAACGCATTGTGTTGTTTGGAGCCAATGTGGAAAGTGCCAAACAAAAAGAGCTCAAACAAGCCCTTGATAGCTACACAAACCGCAAAAAACTCAATATTGCGTTATTGGTGAGGTATTGA